One part of the Vicia villosa cultivar HV-30 ecotype Madison, WI linkage group LG6, Vvil1.0, whole genome shotgun sequence genome encodes these proteins:
- the LOC131614907 gene encoding uncharacterized protein LOC131614907 has protein sequence MADRRRGPRRPRTRNMETEPETENAGVPWVQIMQQMQQQNQMMMQMMQGMQGKQPTAPAPTPQAAAGPDFRAFFWMDPPEFLGGLDPMIAHDWLYGMEMIFQAIQCTEEEKVIFAAQKMKGPAGRWWNTESTYFTNQGIPKDWQHFKTSFLEKYYPNSVRALKEREFQSFKQGNMSVSEYAEKFEDMAAYSRQAAYAPDELWKIDQFLMGLNADIVHSVSQREFTTYAECLRQCYVAENTLKRVQDEREQNKPVRREQGRCKANHFGSCKPDLVKCYKCNQLGHFARECTALDVPEKTKGRVYTLDARKAQGNTNLDAGTCYVNNQPLFVLVDCGATHSFVSYHCVRRLGFEMSLLPNPMIVSSATDDVVEARDICMECSITFNGRRFLIDLICLPLKKIDVVLGMDWLSANSVYIGCKEKAIFIPAEETTPTNAIEHLLKGTVNMINYLFAQEKSFLLVLTSDSKDKKSVSEIPVVCEFSDVFHEDVTSLPPEREVEFSIDLVPGTAPVSIAPYRMSPVDLRELKSQLEELLEKHFIRPRVSPWGAPVLLVKKKDDSMRLCIDYRQLNKIRVKSSDVSKTAFRMRYGHYEFLVMPFRVTNAPAIFMDYMNRVFQPYLDRFVIIFIDDILIYSQTIEEHMEHLRIVLSVLREKQLFAKFSKCEFWMSEVKFLGHVISGGGVAVDPSKVEAVINWERPKNVTEVRSFLGLAGYYWRFIMGFSKLALPLTRLTRKEVSFSWNSECEKSFQELKEKLTTAQVLVIPDPNRSYEVFCDASKKGLGGVLMQDG, from the exons ATGGCTGATCGACGCAGAGGTCCCAGAAGGCCCAGGACGAGGAATATGGAGACTGAGCCTGAAACTGAGAACGCAGGTGTGCCTTGGGTGCAGATAATGCAACAGATGCAGCAGCAGAAtcaaatgatgatgcaaatgatgcaaggcatgcaagGGAAACAACCAACCGCTCCTGCTCCTACTCCTCAGGCTGCCGCAGGGCCTGACTTTCGTGCCTTCTTTTGGATGGATCCGCCAGAGTTCCTGGGTGGCTTGGATCCGATGATTGCTCATGATTGGTTGTATGGCATGGAGATGATATTTCAGGCCATTCAGTGCACAGAGGAAGAGAAAGTGATCTTTGCTGCTCAGAAGATGAAAGGGCCGGCAGGTAGATGGTGGAATACAGAATCCACGTATTTCACTAATCAAGGAATCCCAAAGGATTGGCAACATTTCAAGACATCTTTCTTGGAGAAGTACTACCCCAACAGTGTGCGTGCTTTGAAGGAGCGTGAGTTTCAGTCCTTCAAACAAGGCAACATGTCGGTGTCTgaatatgctgagaagtttgaggaCATGGCTGCCTATTCTAGACAAGCCGCTTATGCTCCAGATGAATTATGGAAGATTGACCAGTTTCTTATGGGGCTGAATGCTGATATTGTGCACAGTGTGTCTCAGAGGGAGTTTACCACTTATGCTGAGTGTTTGAGGCAATGCTATGTTGCTGAGAACACATTGAAGAGAGTCCAAGATGAAAGAGAACAGAATAAGCCGGTTCGTAGGGAACAAGGAAG ATGCAAGGCAAACCACTTTGGGAGTTGCAAGCCAGATCTTGTGAAATGTTACAAGTGCAATCAGTTAGGACATTTTGCAAGGGAATGTACAGCCCTAGATGTTCCTGAAAAGACTAAAGGTCGTGTTTACACCTTGGATGCTAGGAAGGCTCAAGGAAACACCAATCTTGATGCTGGTACGTGTTATGTCAATAATCAACCCTTGTTTGTgttagttgattgtggagcaacacattCTTTCGTTTCTTATCATTGTGTGCGAAGGCTTGGTTTTGAGATGAGTCTTCTTCCTAATCCTATGATTGTCTCGTCGGCTACTGATGATGTAGTAGAAGCTCGAGACATTTGCATGGAGTGTTCTATTACCTTCAATGGCCGTAGGTTCTTGATTGACCTCATTTGTCTACCGCTTAAGAAAATCGATGTAGTACTGGGAATGGACTGGTTGTCAGCTAACTCGGTGTACATCGGTTGTAAAGAGAAGGCTATCTTCATCCCTGCTGAGGAGACTACACCAACCAATGCCATTGAACATCTTCTTAAAGGTACGGTTAACATGATCAATTACCTTTTTGCTCAAGAGAAGTCTTTCCTTTTGGTTCTTACGTCGGACtccaaggacaagaagagtgTATCGGAGATTCCAGTTGTGTGTGAATTTTCCGATGTATTTCATGAGGATGTTACTTCTCTTCCGCCGGAAAGGGAAGTTGAATTCTCTATTGATCTCGTTCCGGGTACCGCTCCAGTTTCGATTGCCCCTTATCGAATGTCTCCTGTAGATCTAAGGgagttgaagagtcagctagaagagttgTTGGAAAAACACTTCATTCGTCCTAgagtttctccatggggagccccAGTAttattagtaaagaagaaggacgATAGCATGCGTTTGTGCATCGACTATCGTCAGCTGAACAAG attcgggttaaGAGTTCGGACGTTTCGAAAACTGCTTTTAGAATGAGATACGGTCATTACGAGTTTTTGGTTATGCCATTCCGAGTGACCAATGCTCCTGCTATCTTTATGGATTACATGAACCGAGTGTTTCAACCGTATTTGGACCGGTTCGTGATAATCTTCATAGACGACATCTTGATCTACTCTCAGACTATCGAAGAGCACATggagcatttgaggattgtgttgtCGGTTCTTAGAGAAAAGCAGTTGTTTGCGAAGTTTAGCAAATGTGAGTTCTGGATGTCTGAAGTCAAATTTCTTGGACATGTCATATCTGGAGGCGGCGTAGCTGTAGACCCTTCGAAGGTAGAAGCAGTGATAAATTGGGAACGACCCAAGAATGTGACTGAAGTCCGTAGTTTCCTAGGCTTGGCAGGTTACTATTGGAGGTTCATTATGGGCTTTTCCAAGTTGGCGTTACCTTTGACCAGGCTTACAAGGAAGGAGGTTTCGTTTAGTTGGAATTCAGAATGTGAGAAGAGTTTTCAGGAACTTAAAGAGAAATTAACTACAGCTCAAGTGTTGGTGATCCCAGATCCAAACCGATCTTATGAAGTgttctgtgatgcttctaagaaaggtttaggtGGAGTGTTGATGCAAGATGGATAA